The Conger conger chromosome 11, fConCon1.1, whole genome shotgun sequence genome includes the window TAAAGGGGCTTATTACAATGTGGCTTCCCCTTGGTGGCAGGAGGCTTGTAATTGGAAACTAATGAAGCTCTGAGACAGCGATGGCGCCCCCCTCAGGCCCTGCTTGATGAATCCCGCAGCCAGCTGTCGCTCGGCGTGTCTGGGTTGCTTGGATAAATAGAAGGCTCTCTCTGCCTCGCGGAGCATGCAGAACGCTGCTGGGAGTAAGCCCACGTCCAGCAAAATCTGGTGCCCTGTGTGCACAGTGAATAGATGTGCTATATTTCCCGGTGGGTTAACGTTGCAGATTTTAAGGAAGAGAGAATTCTGTAACAGCCTGAAAGTGTCTCTTCCCTTTATTGCTTCCAGGGCCCTTGTCAAACTTGCAGGAACAGAAGATCACTGCCAAACGCCCACACAAGGAGCAAGAATGAATACGTAATGCTGCAGATCCTCCAGTTTGTGTTCTGTGTCGTGATGTGTCTACAGGACAGTATGACCCCAGTTTTTAGCAGCTGTGATATCACCAGTTTAAAACTAAATCACAACATACATAAGACGAGTAAACATATAACGAGTTATAAGGATACTAAATGAATAAAGAGACAAAGCCATTCAGCTCACAATATGCAATCGAACCTTGAAAGCTTAACGTATCAAGTCAGGGTCATTGGTGTTTTTCCTCAGTCCATTAGCAAATTTTGATGCCTCAACAGCGATACAGTATATCAAGATTTGTTGGTTACCCTTTATGCTGGACTGAGGCTGTAACCTGTAAAGAAGGAAAATCAGCGTTAAGCATCTGACTTGTTTAGACAACAACTGAGAAGTTTAGGGATAGCACTCTAAAGTGATACATTCCATGAGTGTCAATACAGCATTACGAAATTTATTGAGAGGACCACTTCATTTGGATTGACACATTCATTAAATACACAGATATTTAGCTATTGTGAATGTGTGGCAAAATTATCCTATTTTGTGGGCAAACTGGCAGCAATTCACTGGATATAATACCATACAAGAGACTCTTTATGCAACAGGAGATTGTGATGTGCAAAACCTACAttctgcagagcactgaccttTCATGACATTCAGGATGAAGCCAAATGCATTGTGTAGTCTGTTCCACCTACAAAACGAATGGGGAAGACAAGGATCTGGGAGTACACACACCGATGATGTGTAGATTAAGGGATAATAATCAGAGGGAATTTTCagtctgaaaaatgtttttaactgcTGTTCTTTTTGTTCAGATATTATCAGACTGACGATCTATGAAAAGATGTGTGGTGTAAACAGTATTGTGCTACATTATGCTGTGAGTCATCAAAAATGACATCTGTTTACTTGTCAGTTAAAgctaaattgaattttaatgtgcTAATTTGCTTGGCAGCAGTAGGGGAAATGAGCTTATCAATGTCACTTCAGTGCCTGCCTCTCGTACATCCTGGATTAGGACTCTGCTTCCTCCGTGTAGAAGGCAATGGCCCCTTCACTAGCTTGTCAAACTTCTGCTTTTCTGGAACAGTCGAGACGGTCTTATTCTCCAAGCAAAACAACTGTCTTGAAGAAACATAGATGGAGTCGGAGTCGGGAGTCACCCACGGACTGtaaactgtcacacacactggcattttgaatgcatatgcatatacacTGCATATACTTCCTAAATCTACTTCGAAGAACAGATTGTACCCTCAGCAAATGctttgaacatttttttcatgattgCAATAAAGTACCATTCAAACGACACAATTTCTAAAAGAATGATGCGAGACAGTGTGAGTCATTGAGATGGTTGGCACAGCTGATGACTGCTAATGCTCAATGTTGCTGGTTGTGAAAGGGTGTGAAACCGTCTGGATGGAAACAGAGCACATGGCATACTAAAGCAGTGAAGCTTTGGCACACATCTGATCCAGCTGCGGAGCACGTCTCAGGATAGAGGACAGGGGGACACCCTCTCATGCTCCCCCTCTTTATAGCAAAGACCTATTTTTACAATTctacaagtaaaaaaaattagGTACAGTTTCCTAATCTCAGGATGCTCTCCAGCCATCACTTTTTCCTgtcacttccccccccccaccccccaccccctccaacaTCACCGCAGATAGTGGGATGCTCACATTTCAGACCCCTGAGCCTCACATCTCCCTCTGGGCCTGCTGGTGTGCCCCTTCCCAGTTTGTGTCAACAGCCTCAACCTGGACCCCAAGCGGCGCAGGCACATGTGGGTCAAGGTCACTCAGCATTACCTCTAGTCCTCCTTCCATGGCAAAGACAATAATTCCTTACTGCTGGAGCTCTCCTGGGCCTAATCCCCTCGAGACAGGAGGTGGTGACAACAGATGCCTCCCTCACAGGATTTGGGGAAGTTTGGCAGCACAGGACTGTCAGAGAACAGTGGTCCTCCCAGCTGTGGCCCTGGAACTCTGAAATGTCAGAACTCTGGAACtctaggggtggcctgtagcgtagtggttaaggcacgtgactgggacccacaaggtcagtggttcgatccccggtgtagccacaataagatccgtgcaggcgttgggcccttgagcaaggccgttaaccctgcattgctccaggggagaattgcctcctgcttagtctaatcaactgtacgtcgctctggataagagcgtatgccaaatgccgttaatgtaatgtaatgtaatgtaatgttatgtcgATCTAGccctcaaacacaaacaaacatgttctTGTATGGTCAGACATCTACCAATaatcacaaattacaacagtagtgtgcagaatgcatctatgaacacacaacacgtcaaacctttaagtggataggctacaacagcagaagaccaataagtctaaaaaataagtctaataaatacctaataaagtgctcactaagtgtatgaCTGAGTCAGATTTCCCGGGTTTCATTAACCTCAAGCAAAGCGAATGTGCATACATACAGCAGATATGCGAAGGTAAATGGGGTGGCACAGGAAACCTGCTCGTCATGCTTGACATGTCTATACCGTTCATCTTCCGCACAGTGAATAAAGAACGCCCGCCAAGGCCCATGCTCTGCGGGTTGATCAGCGAGGTGCACAACAGTGCTGCAATGGCGCCATCTACTGCTGAGCCCCATTGCTGCAGGATATCTctaaatcatgaaaaaaaaactgtctcgGAAAGGGGTTAACTAAATCGGTTCAGTGTATTCTTTCTATTCAAATACACTGTGCAATGCAAGTTTCCATGCTAGTTGAAGACTACTACCATATAATTCACATCTTAAATATTTTAGTATTGCATACACAATCAATTAATTACAGCACATAACATTGACATCACAAGCACTGGGCAACAAAACAGTAGCATATACAGCATATACCCTAAAATATATCCTAAAAAGAGCCATAGCTGATTATAAATGCTTCCCTTCTCCCTGCCACCAGGTTGCTATCTTTTTTAAACTATTGGAGCAGCCCAAGGACTATGCAAGGGTTGTATAAagccctgctgtagcctttccccagtggggggaaggggggccaGGAGGAAACTTAACAGGGTTTGACATTAACAGTATTCATATGATGGGAACACAAGCAAGTCCTCCAGACCACTAGCCCCAGAGATAAATATGTTGCACTGTACCTGTACCTCAGGGTCTTTCcatgaaaaatcaaccagaagTGTGGGGGGCTGACCACTccaaattttgttttgtgtaatgTTAATGAATTCAATAGAGTACATGCAAAACATTTGCCTAAAGAGAGTCACACCCAAAAAGTCATTCACAAGTGGaattggggtttgtgttgatTTGGGCTGCATATagtaaacaacatggataatgatctatattttatattcaaacatatgtgaaaacgatatacttttatttcaataaatttaCTCTCATGAgtcaatgtattttatttagtaatctcttcttctttttaaacCATAGGTGTGAAAATGATTGGcatccctaacaattattgtacattaaatcaaacaaagtgaaattggcaatacaattttacttaatttagttaatctcagtctaaaggaactatattgtgtcattccatcacattCTGCTTCACTagagaataaaaatgaggtaacaagcatgcaaaatccctttttcAACCATCAGCATTGGACAATCCCACTGTCTATTTGTCAAGTcagaccaatgcagggttaagggccttgctcaagggcccaacgggtgtgcggatcttattgtggctacaccaggattagaaccaccaaccttgcatgtcccagtcatttaccgtaaccactacgcaacaggcctCCCTATAGCGGTTCAAGCCATGGTGTAGCCCtggtgtggccacgataagattcACACAtttgttgggcctttgagcaaggcacttaaccccacaatgctccaggggggattgtcccctgcttagtctaatcaattgtaagtttCTTTGGATAAAATCGTCACCTAaatcagtggttctcaaactagGTGCTGAAGTaccccagtgtatgctgggttttgttccaaccccaATTGTTAttgaataatttcaaaaagctGTTAATCCTTCTTAATTGGGTGCTTTTCAGATTATGTCTGTTTTATGTCCATTTTATGCCTTAAATAGCTTTGCAATGGCATAAAGAATATAATTACCAAGTTGATATTGTGGTTATTGCAAATAAAAGGCTGAAGATAACTAATAGGCTAATAATTAGGTAGTTGAAcgcatttaattaaatttcttCCATTAAACACATCAACGCGATGCAGGATGTTATCATTTGCCTTGCTTTTTAATTCTTCATTATGTTCCAAATGGTCAGgtgttttcagtgttaaaaataatttaccacTTTTTATGCAATTCTTATGCAAAATGTAcgcattgtttgcaatatagcataatAAGCACAGTATTAAAATGGTAATTGTATTCTTTATAGTATGCATAGCTAACTGTCAAAATGTGGCTTAAGAAGGTAATTAATTCCTCTAAATAtgaaagcacctaattaagaaaaattaacatCTTGTCAAAATTCTTGGAtcgcaattgtggttggaacgaaaaacAGGGGCACACCaggagtttgggaaccactgagctaaataacaaatcatGAAATGTTGTCATCATACAAACACTCTTTATATTCTAAAAGTAAAaacttaaaaattaaaataatggtaattgataaaaaaataataaaacattctgAATGGCGTGGCACGGTGAATGATGcaattatgttattttaaaaatacagcaaaTAAAAACGATTTACGCGTTATACTTTTGATGTGATAATATGTCTATATTAATGACAACAACAGATCAAGGGCTgtagtcttttttattttattttttgtccacATCAGCAAAGCTTCATTTCGTCACGTGTAACGTTAAGGCGGAAGTTCCTGGACGAGACGATAGGAAATGCATTCGGGGAACTGCAGTTTCCATGCTATCTGGCTAGTTGTTAGCTGGCTACAAACACAGACGTTATCTCCGAACACCTGTTActtaaatgttttcatgtggTGGTCGATTGctatttaaaaatagtttttgcaaTGTATTTTCACATATCTGTAATATAAAACAAGCCGATGTTCATTCATGTGAGTGCGATTGGAGCATTTCACGCTGTGAAGGTTCTGGCAGTCGTTGCACGAGCGAGGCTATCGACAGCGTTCATCAGAGAttcgttttttaatttttttttacagattacaAGCTATATACCTGCCCCGTAAGTACTACCAATGACACACGTGAACTGCATTTCCCGCTGTTCTGCAGTGCGCATATTTATGGACAGTCAGACAGGTAGGCggctgtgattgacaggagTGAATGATGCAGTGTGTGCATTACAGTTCAATTGTGTGCACGATGGCGCTTATTAGTATTAGTTTTATTAGTCGTATTATGACCATTCATCTTGACAATTTCACTCAAAAGCTTCCTAGCTAGGCAATTACCATTACAGCATTTAATTGTAAAGGCAAGGCAACTAGCTTGGTTTCTGCTATTGTCAGGCAGTGACAGATCTGACCATATGCCGTGCTTTTTGTACATGTTGACACTATGGCCGACGGATGACAGTTTGTAGGCAGGGAGATTGCGAGAGGCTGGAGAGAATgggaaatggagggagggacGTCCACAGGAGGGAGAAACTGTGACGCTAGTCTCGGGGATAATTGTTATCACCCAAATAGGCTTTGATTAGGTAACGTGCCCGAGCAGTGGGCGCACTGCGCGGCGGCTCGATGTGCCCGCAGTCCGCGAGGCTGTGCTCgtgagtggagagagaggctgctTTGCTGGTTTGAAGAGCTGCGCTAGGCGAGATGGCTGTTCAGGAGTGAGGAAGTTTGGTGGCGTGAGTATGGAAACCGTTGTTGTTTTGCCATTTGAAGTAAAGCatcgtttttgttttcttgcgGCATTTGCTGCTGACATTGATACTGACAGTCTGGTCTACTGATCGCCTAGTCTGTAGCAGACATCCGACCCGCCTTATATCTGACTCCACATATTTATGTTTCACCATCTAAATGTATGCTTGTTGGATGCaatgtagcattttattttgccaGATTGCTACCTCCTTTTTGTTCCTTGTTAGATAGCAGGCATATCTTTGAATTCCATGTTGTGCATTTCAACCAAGCACTTTATGTGCTTGAGAGAATGCAGCACTGTACCCATGACTCATGTATTtgcacagtgcagtgcagaggTGTGTGGAAAATTgaactgagtgtgtgagagatgtaTGCGAATCCAGTATagtgctgtctgtgtgggtgagCTTGGGGGTTTCAGGGACGGTGGTTGACTGGGTGTTGTGAAAGTAGGAGCTAGCTGTTCAAACAGTAGATTGTGTGGGGGAGATCGGCAGGCAAACTGTTGTCTCAGTAATACATAAGGTGTACTGTGACTTGGCTAAATTTCATTTGATATCTTGTTTCAGTACTTGCTGACACAATGTCAAATATGCCTTCTCttctgtgttcctctctgtaTGCATTCTATTGcatttaatctctctctctcattctcattctcattcttttCCAGTGCACAGAACGGATGCCCTGCAGTCTATCCGCTTGTGTCTTGTTGAAATTAACAAGAAGAAATCAGGCCAAATCTTGTGCCACACACTGTAACATTATCCATTGACAGTCATCTTCCATGTACACTCATCATGAGGATTTAATCATAGTACGGTTTTTATGGAGTGGATTGTCACAGCGGAATATCTGGGTGTCACGTCTTGCCGTTTCAGATTTTCAAAGTTGAAGGAGGCTGAGAAGCATTTTGGGATAGCTGGCGTCACACCCCTTCACCAGTAgaagtgagggagaggagatTTTTGGCTGGACTGGCAATCAATGCATGAAATCACGCAATACGAAACGGTCAGTGGGTCTGTGGGTTTATAGATCGGTAATCTGCCAGTGCAGAAGTCAGCGGCAGCTGGGGACACAGTGATGGAGTGGTCCCTGGAGACGGTGCGGGAGCTGGTGGCAGGTGGGATGCAGTCGATGCGGGAGTGCGAGTCCAGCGCTGTGGGCACTGCCTTTTGTCTCTTGCTGCTCTTCGTGTGGTACTGCTACCGCGTGGGCCGCGAGCACAGCGCCCCCACCCTGCGCGGAGGCTACAGTGCGGACCcgggcaggggtgggggagggggcggggggctgctGCTCAGTCCCGAGGTGGGGGCCAGGGGCAAGGCGCGGCAGGTGGCCAGTGTGGAGGAGCAGAACGGGTTTGCCTACTGCCAGTCCCCTGAGTGCTTCCGCTGCATCCACGCCGGGGAGGGCCTGAACCAGCGCCTCTACCACAGCCTGCAGGACTACGCCAAGCGCTACACTTGGGCCGGCATGGGCCGCGTCCACAAGGGGGTACGCGACCAGGGCCGCTACCTCTCCAGCCGCCCCTCTATCCAGAAGCCTGAGGTCTTCTTCCTGCCTGATCTGCCCTCTGCCCCCTTCTTTTCCCGGGAGGCCCAGAAGCACGACGTGGAGTTGCTGGAGCGCAGTTTCCCCGCCCTGCTGGCTGAGTTTGAAAGCGTCTACCACCACCCCCCGGCCAGGTCTGGGTCCGCCCTGCCGCCAGGGTGGAAGGCCAACAGCACCCCTCACGGGCAGTGGTGGACCTTCTACCTGGTGAACCAGGGCACCCCACTGGCTCTTAATGCCCGCCGCTGCCCCAGGGCCTGGAGGGTGCTGGGCCAGCTGCGCACCTTCATCGCTAACAATGTGTTCGGGAACGCCTGCTTCTCCGTGCTGAGCCCTGGAGCGATGATCACCGAACACTACGGTCCCACCAACGTCAGGCTGCGCTGCCACCTaggtgagagaggggagttCTGGGAAGGCACATATCTGTAGAGTGAAGTGTCTTATTATATTCAGTGAGTGAAAACAAATAgtaataaatatttcaataatttCAATAAGTTTTAATATTTTCCGGGGGGGAGTGATCAGCAAGGAATTCAAGACAATAAAACGCATATAAAAACATATGAGGCTGTCAGCACACATCAGCCCGGTTTCCACGAAGGTTTGTTCAATCTGCTGCATTTCACTTTGGTCAGACTGTGAGAGACGCAGTGCAGTGACCAAATTATCAAAATGGTCAacttgtgttttttatg containing:
- the asphd2 gene encoding aspartate beta-hydroxylase domain-containing protein 2, giving the protein MEWSLETVRELVAGGMQSMRECESSAVGTAFCLLLLFVWYCYRVGREHSAPTLRGGYSADPGRGGGGGGGLLLSPEVGARGKARQVASVEEQNGFAYCQSPECFRCIHAGEGLNQRLYHSLQDYAKRYTWAGMGRVHKGVRDQGRYLSSRPSIQKPEVFFLPDLPSAPFFSREAQKHDVELLERSFPALLAEFESVYHHPPARSGSALPPGWKANSTPHGQWWTFYLVNQGTPLALNARRCPRAWRVLGQLRTFIANNVFGNACFSVLSPGAMITEHYGPTNVRLRCHLGLRVPSGCELVVGGEPQCWSEGSCLLFDDSFLHTAFHEGSAEDGPRVVFMVDLWHPNVAAAERQALDYIFTPGR